The DNA sequence cttttaaaaaaaaaaaaaaaaagaaaaatatttttgttttgttttctttttttgtgtctggccaATATGGAATACAAACTCGTGaccttggttttgtcagcaccacagcaAGTGAACTAATGAGCCAGCCtattgaaaaacattaaaattttaaaaacatgatgtcTTATCACCCCTTGGAAATTAGAATGTCCATGACTTTTTCTGCCAAATCACTGACATGAGCAGTTAACAACTTTTCTTATCATTAAAGAGTCAGGAGTGATGAGAGATATGGAAGCTTTAGGTTAAAATAGTACTATTGTATATACTACAATAGAACAATGTGTGCCATAATGTAAATGTAggtagttgagctaaatttctaAGTGTGCTTTTCACTTAGAAATTTTACTGGATTTTCTAATAATATGTGTGTTGTTGTTTTCCCCCAAGAACACCCCCAGGTTTGGTGAGTCACTAAAGTGACTACAGGACCCAGCAGAAAGTGTTACCTGCAGTTATGGTTTTTTATAGTGAACAGATACcaagcaaaatcagcaaaaggAAAAGTGTACGGAATGAAGTCTGGAGGAAACAGAGCACAAGCTTCCAGAAGTCCTCTCTCAATGGAATCACATAGGTCCTGCTTAATTCTTTCTGTAACAGGTTGTGACCATACAAGTGGAATATTGCATACCAGGGGAGCTCCTTAGAGACTTGTTGCCCAAGGTGTTTTTTATTGGGAGCAGGTCATGCAGACACATCTACCTAGCTCATATCAAAATTCCAGATTTTTAGAAGGAAAGCAGACCCTTAGGAATGGTGAGACCCTTAGGAAATCAAAGTTCCCAGACACGAGCTAAGTGCCATTCTTGCAAGGAGCCTTCTTAAGGGTAGCAGGCTTGGACCTGCTaatgttaactcttttctgcacaatACCACTTATTGAGCATCTGTACTGGGTTAGGCACTGTAACATCCTTAAGTATTTTCTCAGTTATTGCTTCTGACTTTCTGAAatagctcagagaaattaagttagTTGATCGATGATGTATAGCTTGTTAAGTGGCAGTACTGGGACAAAACACTCATTCAGTAGGAGACCACTACCTAATAATTTGAGTAGTATCCTTTTATACCATCTTATATagcatgaaaaaatgtaaaagaatatatatatatatatattttttttttctcattgttagaTTATTTGGATATATTGAGTTGTGGAATGTCCATCTGGATGGGTTGAATAGAACACTGTGAAGCTCTTTAATATAGGTTTAGAAGGCTGTACACTGTGTTATATGAGTACCAAGAAAGGATAGTGTGCTTAATGAATTAATATCATACCAGTTGTTATACCAGTTAGTATTACAACTTTGGATAAATGTAtcaaatttttgtaaatttatttatttatttatttatttatttatttaaaaaagatgaccggtaaggggatctcaacccttggcttggtgatgtcagcaccacgctcagccagtgagcaaaccggccatctctatacaggatccgaacccgtggccttggtgttatcagcaccgcactctactgagtgagccacgggccggcctaaatttttgtaaatttaaatttcacactTATAAATTGAAGATAACTCCAAATTCTCAGAGTTTGGGATTTCATCCTACTTACAAGCTAATAAATTAGCCTGTTAGTATTTTTGTATACTACCAGAAGACACAACACTCCTGAATCAGAGACAAAGAACTTGATTACTCCTGGCACAGCCAGCAGCATGAGCATCAATCATGTTTGTGTCAGTTTCCCATACTTCCCAAGTCCCACAGAGGTGATGTGGAGGGACCCTAGCAGATGCTGTGCACAAGAAGGTTTTGTATCACAGCCAATGAACCCTGAGCTTGGGAATCCATTTTAATAGCAAGCCTGTACTTTGTCCCAAAATGACACTTTACCTCATCTTTCAAGGATGCTTGCTGCAAACACAACCCTGAGAATTGTCCTGGATAAGGAGTAGTCACAGGGCCCTCTTAGATTCTTGGCATATCTAAGAGACAAACGGACACTTGGAGCCGATGGTAGATTGACTCCCTCAACATGAATTCAGGCAGTTGTTAAGATTTCATTAAGAAGATCTGTGACTGTATGGAAGGCATTTGCcactgtgcctgacacatagtaaatctTACCATAGAAGGTGATTTTTGAAATGTCTCTGAACAGCATCAAAAATCAATCttagggggccgaccccgtggcgcacttgggagagtgcggcgctgggagcgtagcaGTGCTCCcgcctgcgggttcggatcctatataaggatggccggtgcgctgctcactggctgagcgcagtgcggccggtcacaaaaagacaaaaaaaaaaaaaaatcaatcttagGGAAAAAGTGAGGAACAGAACTAGGCAAAGTGAATGTTTGCAAAGTAAAGTTTGCAAAGATGGAAGATTAACATAGAGTGGTCAAAAAATCCCTAACCCTAGTAGAACAGAGGAAGATCAGAGCTGTGGATGTTTGAGAATGTACCTTCTACCAGCCCATTTCTACCGTCCCCATGCAGTGATTTAAACACAGGTATTTGAAACATTCACAGGGAGGAGAGAGACCAGAAGATCTGGAATGTAATTTAGAGTCAAGGTATGCCTTAGTGTCTgggaaaaaggaatgaattgaCCTATAGACTCAGATTACTTGCATGTGTATCTAGAAAGGAAAGCCAAATTCAGTTCAAGTGGCTTTCTTTTCAAGTTCCTGCAGGACCCTAAGCCTGATGTATGTAGTTCTATGTTCTGCTAAAGTGTGTTGGATTGAAATGAGTGAGGAGGGGATGTTAAAATGTGTGACAGCTACATAGGACCTGTTTCATCAGTACTCAGATGAGTGACCATTTGAATAATTCTGAAATGAAGAGGGAGCTTGCAGTGGATGAATCACAGTGAGGCAAATTCCTCTAGGTCAAAGACAAAGTCAGCATCACATGTCAAAATCATGCCAATTCCACTACCTTCAAGCCTCATTATAAGGGAAAGGTGAGCAGCAGAAAGAATTGAAAGAATGGTGCTTGTTAGCattggggagaagggaagagaatacTATAGTGATGGTTGAGTAACCAGATGTATGAGAGGTTAACCTTGATTGGCTGGAAAATTGTCAAGAAAGGGGATATGGAAAAGAAGCTAGTAGTTTCTACAActatttattttggaatatttcaaaCCTACAGTGATACTGAAAGAATAATGAATACACCCCTTGTACTCTTTGCCTAGAGTCCCCAGTTAACATTTGGGGCTGACCCACTTTCTGTCTCTCACTatgggtgtgtgtgcatttgtgtgtatggGTGTATACATGCgtaaaattatgaatatatatgtttcattttgaacagttaaaaaataagttacaaggggccagcccatggctcactcgggagagtatggtgctgatatggtgctgataacaccaaggccatgggttcggatcccatatagggatggcctgttggctcactgggtgagcgtggtgctgacaccacaaagtcaagggttaagaaccccttaccggtcatcttttaaaaaataaaaaataaaataaaaaataaaaaaagtttcaaaCGTCATGTCACTTCTCTCTTAAAAAGACAAGGCTCTATCTCTTAAGACCTTGGACATTGTActtttttgttataaatattgCACACACTTTTCACTAATACACTATAATTATATGATACAAGTCCATGTTTAAATATTCCCAGTTGTATCCACAGCATCCTTGataactattttgtttttataatccaGAGGAATTCAGATATCCCACATTGcatatggttttcttttctctttaatctctctctttttgttttgtttttttttaaagatgaccggtaaggggatcttaatccttgatttggtgttgttagcaccacgctcacccaatgagccaaccggccatccctatatgggatccgaacccacggccttggtgttatcagcaccgcactctcccgagtgagccacgggccgaccctcTCTTTAATCTCTTAATTTTGAACAGTCTCCCCACctaaattttgtcttttacacacatttattctatttgtattcttttattgagattttattcattttgtattcaCTTGTttgttatttacttttaaagtctttcttgatttttctactACCTCCCAATGAATAGAGTAGACTAAGTACCTGCTTCTAGTCTGTCTCATTCACGAATGAAAgccagaagagaaacaaaccaaGACACAAAGGAAGAAGACAAGTTTAGATTATGATTGAGTTCtgtgaaagaaagcagagggatATGATAGTGAGATGGTGGATGTGAGTGGGAGGCTGTCACACTGGTGAGTAGAGACAGTTTCCTCAGGACTTGTGAGTTGACCTGAAGGAAAAGACAGACAGGGGTGTTTGAAGATTCTGGGAGAGGGTTCTCACATCCGCAGCAGAATTATCTTGGCTTATTCAACACAAACAAGTTAATTGTAGCTGCAGTGTAGCAAAGAAGAAGAGTCTAACTCAGTGACAAGAAGGTACCTGTTTATACAGGGCTACAGACCTTGGTGGGGTGTTTGGGTTTTCGTTTTTGCAGTCAGACCATGGAGGGTAGTAAGGACTGGAATGAAAGGGCATTCCAAAGTTGTGTATTCAAAAGAAGTTTTGACTGCTGGCTGAATGCAGAATGGATGTAAGGGAGCAAGAGTAGAAGCAAGCTGATCGGTTAGGAGGAGGACAAAATAATCCAGCTGAGAGCTCATGGTGCCTCGATCCAGGTTAGGCTTCCATACTGGGTCCATGTACTGTACAAAGTGGTCATATACCCTTCTAATTCATGGTAAAATCAATGAATAGAAGACACAAAGGGTATACATGATTTGTTGAGTATCCCAGGGCTTTATGCAATGAACTATACCACTTCCTGTTGAGTTAAACCTTAGGATTTACTGTCATGAAGGTGATTCTTTTGGCTTTGTATTATGAAGTAATTATAGATTCATAGGCATTTTGAAGGATACAGAGAGGTCTCATGTACCCTTTATCTAGTTTCTCATGTTATTTGAGAATACAATATCAAGACAAAGAAATTGGCATTGATAGAATGAGTGTGTATAGTTCAGTGTCATTTATCCTGTGTATAttcacatcaccaccaccacaatcaaattTCAGAACTATTCCTTTAcaggctggccggtttgctcagttggttagaacgcagccttataacaccaaggtcacaggttcagatccctgtactggcaagccaccaaaaaaaaaaaactattccatCACCACAGAGATCTCCCTTGTGCTGTACCCTTATAGCCACATCCATGTCACTCTCATCATCCCTGAACCCTAGGAACCacatatccttttattttttatagcacttCAGAGCAGGTTGCAAAGAACATGAGCCTTTCACCagtaaatacttcagcatgtatttcctaagaataaggacatttttatttatttattttttttaaaagatgaccggtaaggggatcttaacccttgatttggtgttgtcagctccacactctcccaagtgagctaaccggccatccctatatagggatccgaacccgtggccttggtgttatcagcaccacactctcccaagtgagccatgggccggccctagaataAGGACATTTTTAATGTAGCTATGGTACAATTAtgaaattcaggaaatttaactCTGACGTACCTGTGTTCATTACTATTTCAAAACACTAGCACATAAATTTTTCACATTATCTCatatcatccttttttttttttttttccatatcatcCATTTTATTGCAACTTTTTTTCCCAGTCTGGAGTCTAAGCTAGGATAAATAATTACTCTTTTTTCTATAGCCTCCTTTGATGtagaacaaatttatttttattctttgccaGCGTTCTTCATAGGTGATAATGCTTTCTTCCCATTGCAGTTCATCATTTTGTCCCATCATTGATTAAAGTAGGATTCACTAGATCTCCACAGTGtaaaggtatttcttttttctctctgtaattaAAATACAATTCCTAGGGTGATATTTGAGACTGTGagtattttttcccccataaagTATCACCCAACAGTGTTAACAATTATTAATGATTATTGCCTGAATCATTGTCCTCCAAGCTATGGAGCAGTGGACTAAACAAGACTTCAGTCGCTTCCATCAGCTTGCCTGGCCAGTGAAACCTAAAGCTAGTCAGTCTGGAAGGGCTGGGAGGGATATCCACTTCTAACTGGGTCTTGAGCTCTAGGGAGGCAGGCCTTGCCGAAGCGAGCTTACCTTATCCACCACCTTTGTTCACAGCACAATGGAGTTTGCGACAGCCCTGGCAGACCTCCAAGAGGAGTCTAGCTGCCCCATCTGTCTGGACTACTTGAAAGACCCAGTGACTATCAACTGTGGGCACAACTTCTGTCACTCCTGCCTCAGTATATCCTGGAAGGATCTAGATGATACTTTTCCCTGTCCTGTCTGCCATTTTTGCTGTCCACACAGGAATTTCAGGAGAAACCCCCAGCTCTGTAATTTGACTGAAATTGCTAAGCTACTCCAGGTcagaagaagcaagaggaagaggcaTGAAGAGAGTGCTGTGTGTGAGAAGCACAATAAGTTTCTGACCCTTTTCTGTGTGAAGGACCTCGAGGTTTTATGTACACAGTGCAGTTTAGCCACTAAACACCAGAATCACTACATTTGCGCCATTAAGAAAGCTGCCTGTTATCACAGAAAAATTCTAGAACATAGCATTGAGCCCTTGAAGCATAATATGGAACGAGTTGAAAAAGTGATAACTCTACAGGGCAGCAAATTAGTAGAgctgaaaaagaaagtagaatataggagagaagaaataaattctgaattTGAGCAAATCAGACTCTTTTTACAGAATGAGCAAAAGGCTATTCTTAGGCAGATACAAGAAGAAGAGCTGGAcattttagcaaaaataaatgaaaaccttGTAACATTCTCAGATGATGTTTCCACATTAAAACATCTCCTAAGGGAGATAGAGGGCAAATGTGTGAAGTCAGACCTGGAATTACTCCGGCATGTTAAGCGTATCCACCACAGGTATCAAAATCTAAAATACCCTGAACTCTCTTCATTCAGGTTAACAAAATATGGTTTCAGTCTTCCACCACAATATTCTGGCTTGGACAAAATTATCAAGCCATTTCAAGTAGATGTGATTCTAGATCTTGACACAGCACATCCTCAACTTATGGTTTCTGAAGATAGAAAAACTGTGCGATATGGAAGAACGAAACAAACCATGTGTTATAACAGAAGGAGATTTTATGTCTGCCCTGCTATCTTGGGTTCTCAGAGATTTACTTCTGGCAGACATTACTGGGAGGTAGAAGTGGGAAACAAGCCTAAGTGGATATTGGGCGTGTGTCAAGACTGTCTTCCTAGGAACTGGCAGAATCAGCCATCAGTTCTCGGTGGATTCTGGGCAATTGGGAAATACATTGAAAGTGGTTATGTTGCATCAGGTCCTAAGAGAACCCAGCTTCTGCCAGGAGTGAGACCCAGCAAGATTGGCATTTTTCTGGACTATGAATTGGGTGAGGTTTCCTTCTATAATATGAATGATAGATCTGTTCTCTATACTTTTCATGATCCTTTTACAGATGCCATTTGGCCTTATTTCTATATTGGAACAGATACTGAACCTCTTAAAATCTGTTCAGTATCAGATTATGAAAGATAAAGAACCTGGTAAATGATTCTGCTTTACTTATTAGGGGAAACTTAAGCCAGTAAACTGAATCTCAttatttctggaatctttttAAGTTTTACCACTGAAAACCTGAGTAgattattctctgtccttttcagCAACTATGAAAATGTGACAGTAATACCAGTTTCATACATGTTATGAATACTAATTGTCAGGTGCTTTGAATTCTAAGATAAAATGTTTGAGAattctagggctggcccatggctcactcaggagagtgtggtgctgataacaccaaggccatgggttcggatcccatatagggatggccagttagctcagtgggtgaacatggtgctggcaacaccaagtcaagggttaagatcccctcactggtcgtctttaaaaaaaaaaaaaaaagtttgagaattctGTTAACATGTCCAATAAAACAAGTCAGACATGTAAAGTTGTATGAATTGTTATTTAAATATCATGCTTACCACATACCTGCCTTTCTTTTTAGTGGATTCTTCTGTATATCTGCATATTTCTCATcaaagttttctgctttttattttattaacttatttcTGTAGATAATGAGGGTTTAACTTTTAAGAAACCTTTTATAATTGCATAACACATAAATTAGCTGGAAATGAATCTAGCTATTAATATGCAAGAATTTCATGCAGAAAATTATGAACATTTAGTGAAAGGTGTTGAAGAAGACCTTTATAAATGTCAGAGTTTACCATatccatggattggaagactcagtatAATAAAGGTGTTGATTCTCTCCAGTTTGTATTATAGCTGTTCAGACTTGAGACTCACAACATAGACTGACTTTTACCTGCTTCAGGTGCTATTAGTCATCATCATATCAGAAAACTTGTATATAGCATTTTCTGTATTCTCAGTGCTTTAGCTCTCTCCTCTCAACTGTTCTATGAGATCAGCTCTACCATTTTGTGGTGGAAAAAAATTGAGGTCCAGGGGGCTTATATTCTGGGAGCCATGCTCTCAGGCTTACAAGTTAGGCAGAGCCAAGGTTCAAACCCAGTGTGTTGTTCCAGAGTTCACTCATAATAGCCACATGGTATGGTCAACTTGGACAGGGCAGCTTAAGGGCAACAAGAGTTTTGCAGCCTGAAGTTTAGCAAGAGCAGTTTAGTGAGGTTTTACCACATGCGGGGTCTGGTCACACAGAAATTCAGTAATTGACCAGGAATCTGGACTCAATTTTGTCTTGTTGCACACTGAAGCCAGTCCTTTCTACCATGGTTTCCAGTTGCTAGTGCAAGAAGTGACTTTATCACAGTCACCAGAATGCTTGTCAAAAATACAGATTCTCAAattagaaacatatttttaaaaaagaaaaagaaaatacagattctcTGACCTCACCTATGGAGACAAAAgaagcactttattttttctaaataaactttttttttttttttcaaatgagtcAGTTTAGTTCCAGGTGATATTTGGGGTGTAACAAAGACTGAAGAGCAGTATAGGATTCAGGCCTAGGTTTACTCTGATCTTACAGCCTCCAGGTTCAGGTTGTGTGTGAGAAGAAGCTGCTTCAGGGTGGATTGACATGGGGTCCCGGGGTTCCTCCCCATCAAGCCACCTAGATGCTGAGCAGGATGGAGTCTGGCTAGATCCAAGGGAGCCCCTCATTGGgaacttttatgtattttttattggaacacagttgattgtacatatctgtagggtacagcattgaatatcaataattgtgtgcagtatgtgatgttcaaatcagtataattagtatgttcaacattatacaatgtaatggattttccatggccctttaccaattcccccctttcccccctcccccacccctttctcacctctagtaatttcagttctgatttctacttttgaaagttcaacatattaattGATTGTtctatgtttgtttctttttatttgttcattttgggGGAGCTTTTATTGGCCTGGAGCAGGACTGTATCTGAGGACTCAGAGTGAGAAAGG is a window from the Cynocephalus volans isolate mCynVol1 chromosome 9, mCynVol1.pri, whole genome shotgun sequence genome containing:
- the LOC134385580 gene encoding tripartite motif-containing protein 60-like codes for the protein MEFATALADLQEESSCPICLDYLKDPVTINCGHNFCHSCLSISWKDLDDTFPCPVCHFCCPHRNFRRNPQLCNLTEIAKLLQVRRSKRKRHEESAVCEKHNKFLTLFCVKDLEVLCTQCSLATKHQNHYICAIKKAACYHRKILEHSIEPLKHNMERVEKVITLQGSKLVELKKKVEYRREEINSEFEQIRLFLQNEQKAILRQIQEEELDILAKINENLVTFSDDVSTLKHLLREIEGKCVKSDLELLRHVKRIHHRYQNLKYPELSSFRLTKYGFSLPPQYSGLDKIIKPFQVDVILDLDTAHPQLMVSEDRKTVRYGRTKQTMCYNRRRFYVCPAILGSQRFTSGRHYWEVEVGNKPKWILGVCQDCLPRNWQNQPSVLGGFWAIGKYIESGYVASGPKRTQLLPGVRPSKIGIFLDYELGEVSFYNMNDRSVLYTFHDPFTDAIWPYFYIGTDTEPLKICSVSDYER